The region GACTACGCACATCCACGCGGCGTGGTTGTGGAGGGCGAATTAGGAAGACTTGTGGGTGTCGAAGAACATGTGGTCGTGAGTGAGAAAGAAGCAAGTTATACAGATCCAGACAAGGCCGTTGAGTTCGTTGAAAGAACTGGAGTGGACTCACTTGCGATTGCAATAGGTACAAGCCACGGAGCATATAAATTCAAGGGTGAACCCAAACTTGATTTTGAAAGACTACACGAAATAGCAAAAAGACTACCTAATTTCCCGTTAGTACTTCATGGAGCTTCAAGCGTTCTACAGGAGTTCGTGCAAAAAGCAAATCAGTATGGTGGAAAACTCTCAGGTGCTCAGGGTGTGCCAGAAGATATGATTCGTAAAGCAACAACAATGGGGGTGTGCAAAGTCAACATCGATACAGACTTGCGACTCGCAGTAACAGCCACAATACGTGAAATATTTGCACTTCATCCGGAGGAATTCGATCCACGAAAATACCTTGGTCCTGCAAGAGAAGCCGTTAAAAAACTGGTAAAGCATAAAATGAGAAATGTACTTGGTTGCAGTGGCCAGGCTTAATCAAGCCTGGCTGCATCACTCCAAAGACCCTCCAGATCGTAGAAATCACGGCCACGTGCGGTAAAAATGTGTACCACTATATTACCAGCATCTATCAATAGCCAGTCATACCCTCCACCCTTGTCAAAGTAAATCAACGGATATTTATTGTTTACAAAAAACTCCACCACTGCATCTCTCAAAGTACCCATGTGCGTTTGAGAGTTGGCAGTTACTATGACAAAATATTCTGTCGGCAAGGGGGTATTTGACATATCAAGCACTACTGGCTCTATAGCTTCTTTTTCGTTCATTAGCTGAAGCAACTTTTTCAAAATCTCCACATAATCACTCCACAGTCACGCTTTTTGCAAGATTTCTCGGTTTATCAGGATCCAGTCCAAGTTCGTCTGCCACAAAGTAAGCAAAAAGTTGAATTGCTGGTGTCATCAGAACTGGATAAAGCTGCTCATCACTTGTATTGACATAGATAAGATCATCCGCAAGTTCCTTTAATTCATAGTTCTCGTCGTTTGTCACCGCTAATATTTTCGCATTTCTTGATTTGCACTCTATTACATTACTCTTCATTTTCTGAAACAGAGAATCATACGGAATGATCGAAAACACAGGAAAATCTGGCCCGAGCATAGCTATTGGTCCATGTTTGAGCTCACCAGCAGGATATGCCGTAGCGTGAATATAACTTATTTCCTTCAATTTTAAAGCTCCTTCAAGGGCTGTTGGATATCCATATCCTCTTCCAATATACATAAAATGTTTGAAATCTTTGTATTTCTTCGCTATAGCGTGTATAGATTCGGCTCCTTTTAAAGAGTTCTCAAAAACCTCTGGCAATCTCAAAAGTTTGTCAACAAAATCCCGTTTTCCTGTGGATTCCTTTGACTGAATTATCTTAATTGCAAGCAAATAAAGCATTACAAGTTGCGCAACATATGATTTAGTAGCGGCGACACTTATCTCTGGACCCGCATTTAAATATAAAACAATGTCAGATTCGCGCGTTAAAGTTGAACCCAGAACATTTGTCACAGATATGATCTTTGCACCATACTTTTTTGCAAGTCGAACAGATTCGAGAGTGTCCGCCGTTTCACCTGATTGCGATATTGCAACCATAATAGAACCTGGTTTTATATGCGGCTTTTTGTACCTGAATTCTGAAGACACATCTACATCAACGGTAACATCGCTCATGTTTTCCAGAAAATATTTAAAAACAAGTGCCGCATGAGAGCTTGTACCACAAGCAACAACTTTCAACGTCTGCAATTCTTTTAAAGATACTTCAAATGGCTCAAGTTCCTGAAGAACAACTCTGCCATCTTTTATTCGACCGGTCAATACCGAAACAATACATGAAGGTTCTTCAAAAATCTCTTTTAGCATGAAATGTTTATAACCAGATTTCTGCGCATCTTCATAAGACCATGTTATCTCAACAGGCTTGCAATTATGTTCAATACCATCAGTGCCGAAAATTCTCAATTCATTTTTTCTGAGCAGGGCTATCTCTCCATCTTCAAGAAAGATAACATCTTTCATGAATTTCAACAGAGGCGTAACATCAGATGCAAGACCAACAACCGAATCGCCTTTTCCCACGACCAGAGGGCTTCCCTTACGGGCACCAATTATAACATCTGGGTGATCTGAGTGAATTACTGCTATTGCATAACTTCCTTCAAGCTTCAGAACAGTTTTTCTGACTGCTTCAAGTAGATCACCATTGTAATATTCTTCTATTAGATGAGGAATAATCTCAGTATCTGTTTCGGAGACAAAGTTGTGTCCTAACTCCTGGAGACGAACTTTTAATGACCGAAAATTCTCAATTATTCCATTGTGAACCACTGATATTTTACCTGTGCAATCAATATGAGGATGTGCGTTGATGTCGTTCGGTTCCCCGTGCGTTGCCCATCTGGTATGAGCAATACCATTCTCTGTGTGTTCTTTTAAAACTGATTGGAGATGGTCCTTCAATACTTTGACTTTTCCCTTCGCCTTTGCTAATTGAATTACACCATCTTTTAAAAACGCGATCCCAGCAGAATCATATCCGCGGTATTCAAGTTTTTCAAGAGCTTCTATGAGGTCAATTACTTTTATATTTTCACCGATCAGCCCCACTATCCCGCACACGCTTTATCTCTCCTTCTATGGATTCAACAATTTTCATCTCTGCGCCAACACGGGCAACTTCGAGAGCGTTTTGAATTGCTAATCTATCAGAGGAGCCATGTGCCTTGACAACAAGTCCATTTACACCCAGAATAAAAGCACCACCATAACTACGCGGATCAAGCGCTTTTTTAAGGCTTGAGAAAACCTTTTTCATCAATAGAGCGCCTATTTTTTGAACGAAACCAGCTTTTTTAACTTCTGATTTCAGTGTGTCCAGTATCATTTTTGCTGTTCCTTCCATGGTTTTCATCGCGACATTTCCCGAAAACCCTTCCGTAACAACCACATCCGCTTTTCCTGTATTCAAATCATGACCTTCTACATTCCCAATGAAAAAATCTGGA is a window of Pseudothermotoga elfii DSM 9442 = NBRC 107921 DNA encoding:
- the rsfS gene encoding ribosome silencing factor, whose amino-acid sequence is MEILKKLLQLMNEKEAIEPVVLDMSNTPLPTEYFVIVTANSQTHMGTLRDAVVEFFVNNKYPLIYFDKGGGYDWLLIDAGNIVVHIFTARGRDFYDLEGLWSDAARLD
- the glmS gene encoding glutamine--fructose-6-phosphate transaminase (isomerizing), with translation MCGIVGLIGENIKVIDLIEALEKLEYRGYDSAGIAFLKDGVIQLAKAKGKVKVLKDHLQSVLKEHTENGIAHTRWATHGEPNDINAHPHIDCTGKISVVHNGIIENFRSLKVRLQELGHNFVSETDTEIIPHLIEEYYNGDLLEAVRKTVLKLEGSYAIAVIHSDHPDVIIGARKGSPLVVGKGDSVVGLASDVTPLLKFMKDVIFLEDGEIALLRKNELRIFGTDGIEHNCKPVEITWSYEDAQKSGYKHFMLKEIFEEPSCIVSVLTGRIKDGRVVLQELEPFEVSLKELQTLKVVACGTSSHAALVFKYFLENMSDVTVDVDVSSEFRYKKPHIKPGSIMVAISQSGETADTLESVRLAKKYGAKIISVTNVLGSTLTRESDIVLYLNAGPEISVAATKSYVAQLVMLYLLAIKIIQSKESTGKRDFVDKLLRLPEVFENSLKGAESIHAIAKKYKDFKHFMYIGRGYGYPTALEGALKLKEISYIHATAYPAGELKHGPIAMLGPDFPVFSIIPYDSLFQKMKSNVIECKSRNAKILAVTNDENYELKELADDLIYVNTSDEQLYPVLMTPAIQLFAYFVADELGLDPDKPRNLAKSVTVE
- the fba gene encoding class II fructose-1,6-bisphosphate aldolase; the encoded protein is MPLVSSKEMFKKAYGKYAIGAFNVNNMEILQGVIEAAKEEKAPLILQISAGARKYAKQVYLMKLIEAAVEDAPDVPVCVHLDHGDSFELCKTVIDAGFTSVMIDGSHLPFEENVKLTKQVVDYAHPRGVVVEGELGRLVGVEEHVVVSEKEASYTDPDKAVEFVERTGVDSLAIAIGTSHGAYKFKGEPKLDFERLHEIAKRLPNFPLVLHGASSVLQEFVQKANQYGGKLSGAQGVPEDMIRKATTMGVCKVNIDTDLRLAVTATIREIFALHPEEFDPRKYLGPAREAVKKLVKHKMRNVLGCSGQA